Part of the Ruegeria sp. THAF33 genome, CGGCTGGCCACACGATTGCCGCGTGGACCCGCCTGTCCGGCAAACCACGGGTGCCCATGGCGCATCACGTCTGCATGCCCGGTTGAGGCCACCACCGGCACCTCAAATGTTTCGGCCAGAGCGGCAAGCGCATCACGCCCCTTGCCCCATTTGAAGCCACCGCCCGCAAAGATCACCGGGCGCTCTGCGTTTGAGAGCAAGCTTGCGATGGCACTGATGTCTTCGGGAGCCGCAGGTCCCGGGCGGGCGATGTTCACGGGCTTAGGATCGATGGCCGCGACTTCGGCTGCAAACAGGTCGCGCGGCACATGCAGAACCACCGGACCTCGACGGCCCGAATTGGCCAGCCGGATCGCGTCTTCCAGCATGGGCACCAGACGTGATGGGTCAGTCACCATAAGCGATCGTTTGCTAATCGGTGCGAACAATGCCACCTGATCAACTTCCTGAAACGTATCTTTCGCCTGATCTGCGCGGGTAATGGCACCAGCGATCACCACCAATGGTGAATAGGCCAGATGCGCCTCTGCGACGGCTGTCACGATATTCACGACGCCAGGACCTGCCTGCGCACCCAGCACCACACCGGGCTTGCCGGACATCCGCGCCCAGGCATCGGCCATGTGTCCGGCAGCCCGCTCGTCTCGGGCGCCGACATAGGCGATTTCGCCCCCCTTATACATCGCGTCGAAAAGTTCCAGCATCGAGCCACCCAACAAGCCGAAAACAGTGTCGATGTCGTTGGCCTTTAAAACGCGGTAAACGGCTTCGCCGCCATTTATGGTCGTCATTGGGTCATTCCTCGGATCTTGGGCGCAGGTTTTGTGGGTCAAACAGGGCGTCTGCGTGCACGGTGACGGGAATGGCACGGTTCAGGATCTGCACACTGAGGCCATCGCGTGGCGTGCCCTTGCGCACGAACAGCCAGCCAAGGCTCTTTCCGACCGTGTAGCCGTAGCCGCCCGAAGTGGTCAGGCCCACCGGCTTGCCGTCCAGCAGCACCGGCTCGCCGCCGTGAATGTCGATGTCATCGGCATGCAGTTCTGCATAATACAGCTCCCACCCCGGATCGCGGCTGAGAAGCGCATCGCGCCCCAGAAACTCCCGCCCTTCACTAACAACAAAACGCTCCAGCCCGACATCGAGCGGGCCAACATCGGCGGTCAACTCGCCGCTGGCGCGATAGGCTTTCTCCATGCGCATTCCATTGAAGGCGTAGGAACCGATGTCGATCAGGCCATGGGGGGTGCCTGCCTTAAACAAGGCGTCGTAGAGCGGGCCGATTTGCGCCAACGGTGCGTGCAGCTCCCAGCCCAGCTCGCCGACAAATGACACCCGCAATGCGTAACAAGGAATGCCCCCAACGGTAATCTCCTGACCGGACAGCCAGGGAAAGGCCGTGTTTGACAGATCAACGTCGGTGAGCTCTGCCAGGATGCGCCGCGACGCCGGGCCGGACATGGCCAGCATGCCCCAATCGGCGGACCGGTTGATCATCTTCACGTCTTCACCAGGGCGAATGTGCGCTTTGATCCAGTCGAAATCGGGTGTGGCCCGAGCGATGGGAGAGCCGGTGAAATAGCGGTTTTCGGCAATCCGCCAGACGGTGATTTCAGTCTCGAACCGGCCCTTCGGCGTCAGCAAATGGTTCAGGCTCATCCTGCCGTCTTTCGATGGAACCCGGTTGGCGGATAGCCGATCCAGCAACGCATGTGCATCCTTGCCGGAAATATCGAACTGGGCAAAGGCGCAAAGGTCAATCACACCAGCGGCACGGCGCGCTGCCTTTGCCTCGGCCATGGCGTTATTGTGCCAATTCTGATGCCCCCAGCCGATCTGTTCCACCTCGCCTACCTTGCCAAAATACCGAGGCCGTTCCCATCCGGCGATCTCGCCAAACACGGCGCCTTTGGCAGCCAGCCGATCATAGAGCGGGTGGCGGTTCAGGGGGCGCAGGCTGTCGAATTGCTTGCCCGGGCACGGCGTGTCATGGCGGCGCATGAACTCGTCCTTGGTGCGTTCGACAATGAAGGTATCGCTGGCGAAGTCACCATAGCGGCGCGGGTCAAAGCCACGCGTGTTGATCTCGGCCTCGCCGTGCACCATCCAATCGGCCAGAACCTTGCCCGCACCGCCTCCCCAGGCCAACCCGATGGACGATCCGCAGGACAGCCAGACATTCGGTGCCCCCGACGGCCCAACCAGCATGCCGCCATCTGGCGTGTGCGTGATCGCCCCGCGCACCGTTCGTTTGATGCCAAGCTTAGCCAGGATCGGCATCTTGCCCATGGCCACCATCAGGAAGTCGCTGATTGACTCGTAATCCGGCTGGAACAGCTCGTTCTCGGCAGCCCAGGGCGCGCCCTCGGGCATTGCCCATACGGTGGGGCAGACATGGCCCTCGTAAATGCCGATCAGTCCTGATTTCTGTTCCTGCCGGATATAGCCGCCATAGGCATTGTCCCGCATGACGGGCAGTTCCGGACGATCTTGGAATTCGGGTACGGTATCGGTGACAAGATAATGGTGCAGGCAGGACACGCTGGGAATTTTCAACCCGAACCATTCGCCGACCTGATTGGCATAGGACCCGGCGGCGATGATCACATGTTCTGCCATAACATCGCCGGTTTCCGTGCGCAGCAACCACATGCCGCCTTTGCGCGAGGCCCCCGTGACACGGGTGTTGCGTTCGATCACTGCACCGCGCGCGCGACTTGCTGCGGCCAACGCCATGGTCACACCTGACGGGTCGATATGCCCGTCCTCATAAGTGCGTATGGCTGCCTTTACATCGTCGACCTTGTAAAACGGGTTGAGAGCTGCGACCTCGTCCGGCCCGATCAGATCCATAGGCAGATCTAGCAGCTTGCCCACGCCCATGATCGACTTCATCCAGTCGACCTCGTCGTCGGTGGTGGCAATACGGATACCACCAACCTCGTGCCAGCCAATGCTTTGACCGGTCTCTTGTTCAACACGCTTGTAAACCTCGATCGACGTTTTGTTGATCCAGCCCATCAGGCGGCTGCCCACGGCATGGGCAATCTGTCCCGCCGCATGCCATGTCGAGCCGCTGGTGAGTTCCGCCTTTTCGAACAGGATGCTATCGGTCCAGCCATTTTCGGCCAACTGAAACTGAGCTGCGACACCCATTATTCCACCACCTATTATGGCTACTCGGGTGGTACGGATCGTATCGCTCATGCGAAACACTCCTTGGCGGGTTTGAGAGAGGCTTTGGCCGCATAGCGCGTGCACGCGATTTCAACTTCAAAGCCGTCCACAACAGTTTGCGCCTCAAGCCTGTCCAAAGCTGCGCTGACTATGCCAAGCGCCACAGAGCGTTCAAACCGATAGCTCCACGCTGCCGAGGCGATCTGCCCGACGACACGCCCGTTGAAATAGATTGGTTCATCATGGATCGGGATTGCGTCTGGTGAATCAAACAGGATCGAAACGATCCGTCGTTGGGGTTGGTGGCCTTTCAGCACGTCTTCACCGACAAACCCGGTACCGAACGCACAAAATGCGTCCAAACCGGCTTCGAACGGTGTCGTGCCGGGCGTCAGTTCGTGACCAAAGGCGCGAAAACCGCTCTCGATCCGCAGGCTGCTGCTGGCATAGAGCCCGGCATGGGTCGCCCCAGCCGCGATCAGCGCCTCATACGCGGTCATCGCCATGTCGGCGGGAATATATAGTTCAAAGCCGTCTTCCCCGGTAAAGGAAAGTCGTCCGGCCCAGCCCCGTGCAAGACCGATTTCCACCGGGGCAAAGCAGAACCGCTTCAGATCGGGGACCCTGCTGTTTGTGGTGGCTTGCAGAACAGTGCGCGCCTGCGCCCCGGCCAGCCCGAGGATGGCATAGCCGCTTGTCACGTCGGTAAACTCTACGCGGTGGTTCTTACGGGTGTCGCGCATCCGCTGCATCACACGTACGACCTCACCCGATCCAACGATCAACAGATAGGCGCCCGGCCCGTGGCGTTGAACCGTCAGGTCGCTTTCCACGCCGCCGCGTTCATTGAGGATTTGACTGTAAGCGATACGTCCCACGGGCACACCCATTTGGGCTGCGCAGAGGCGATTGAGAAATCCGCTGGCATCTGGTCCCTGCACCATGATCTTGCCAAAAGCGCTTTGGTCCAAAATGGCAGCCCCCGTGCGGCAAGCGTCAACCTCATGCCCGACCTGTTCGCGCCAAGCAGGCACCCCAAAACTCAATGGCAAATGCGCCGCTTCGCTGCCAAAATGCACCGCGCGCTCCCATCCGCCGCGCGCCTCGAACTGAGCGCCTGCGGCGACCAGTCCGGCATGGATGGGCGAGCGGCGCTGTCCTCGGGCGGTGTCCATCGAACGCCCTGGATAGGGGTTGTCGTAGTGCCGACCCAATACCTCGGGTATCCGGGCCTCGAGCGCTCCCAGCACGTTCATTTCCGGGCTGAAACGTCGGATGTCTGCCTCGTTCAGCTCCATTGTCGGCTCACCGGCGATGATCCATTCGGCCATGGCCTTGCCAGCGCCACCCGCCAGCGCGATGCCAGTCGAATTCATCCCACCCATCAAGAACAGCCCCGGCACCTCTGGGCTTTCGCCCAGCATGAACTGACTGTCGAGCGTAAAGCTTTCCGGGCCGTTCAAAAGCATCCGCACCTCGGCGCGCTCCAATGCCGGAATGCGGCGCAGGGCATTTTCCATCATTGGCATGAAATGATCCCAATCCTCATCCAGCAGGTCGAACGAGAAATCGGCAGGAAGGCGATCCAGCGGCAGCCCCTTGGCGTGGGGCTCGAACGACCCGACCAACAGCCCCTCGACATCATCGCGGGCATAAAGGAAGGCATCCTGATCGTTCAGCGTTGGCAGATGCGTCCCCATGCCAAGGGCCTGAACTTCGGGAAGTGGCTTGGTCAGCATGTAGAAATGCTCGCAGGCATAAAGCGGCATGTGCGCGCCCGCCATTGCCGCCACTTCGCGCGACCACAGCCCGCAGGCGATCACCACCTCGTCGGCCTCGATCACATGATCGCCGATCTCGACACCAGAGATGCGCCCGGCTTTCTTTTGCAGGCCCGTGACGGCGGTTTCCTCAAAGATTTGCACCCCACGCGCGCGGGCACCCTTTGACAGGGCCAGGGCCACGTCGGACGGATTGACCCGGCCATCCGACGGTGACCAGACCGCGCCGATTACGTCATCCACTTCGATCAGCGGCCAGAGTTCTTTAGCCCGGGCCGCGTCGACCACCTCGGCATCGAGCCCGAAGGCGCGGCCCAGCGAGACCTGGCGCTTGATGTTGGTCAGGCGATCCGGGTTGGTTGCTAATGTCAGCGATCCGGTCTGGGTCCAGCCGGTGGCTTGTCCGGTTTCGCGCTCCAGCTCGCCATAGAGGTCGATGGAATAGTTGATCAGCCTGGTCAGCGTGGCTGAAGGCCGCAGGCGACGCACCAAACCCGCCGCATGCCAGGTGGTGCCGCTGGTCAGCTTAGAACGTTCCAGCACGACGATATCCCGCCGCCCCTCGCGGGCAAGGTGATAGGCGATGGAACAGCCGATGACACCACCGCCGATGATAACTGTCCGGGCGTGGGCTGGCAGGGTCATGGCAGCATTCCATCGCGAATCATGTCGGAAAGCGTGGCGCGGAAAGCGTCAATCGCTTCATCGATCAGGCCGGGCGTATGGGCAGCCGAGGTAAGGCCCGATGTATAGGCCATCATGTCCACCCCGCGC contains:
- a CDS encoding FAD-dependent oxidoreductase, giving the protein MSDTIRTTRVAIIGGGIMGVAAQFQLAENGWTDSILFEKAELTSGSTWHAAGQIAHAVGSRLMGWINKTSIEVYKRVEQETGQSIGWHEVGGIRIATTDDEVDWMKSIMGVGKLLDLPMDLIGPDEVAALNPFYKVDDVKAAIRTYEDGHIDPSGVTMALAAASRARGAVIERNTRVTGASRKGGMWLLRTETGDVMAEHVIIAAGSYANQVGEWFGLKIPSVSCLHHYLVTDTVPEFQDRPELPVMRDNAYGGYIRQEQKSGLIGIYEGHVCPTVWAMPEGAPWAAENELFQPDYESISDFLMVAMGKMPILAKLGIKRTVRGAITHTPDGGMLVGPSGAPNVWLSCGSSIGLAWGGGAGKVLADWMVHGEAEINTRGFDPRRYGDFASDTFIVERTKDEFMRRHDTPCPGKQFDSLRPLNRHPLYDRLAAKGAVFGEIAGWERPRYFGKVGEVEQIGWGHQNWHNNAMAEAKAARRAAGVIDLCAFAQFDISGKDAHALLDRLSANRVPSKDGRMSLNHLLTPKGRFETEITVWRIAENRYFTGSPIARATPDFDWIKAHIRPGEDVKMINRSADWGMLAMSGPASRRILAELTDVDLSNTAFPWLSGQEITVGGIPCYALRVSFVGELGWELHAPLAQIGPLYDALFKAGTPHGLIDIGSYAFNGMRMEKAYRASGELTADVGPLDVGLERFVVSEGREFLGRDALLSRDPGWELYYAELHADDIDIHGGEPVLLDGKPVGLTTSGGYGYTVGKSLGWLFVRKGTPRDGLSVQILNRAIPVTVHADALFDPQNLRPRSEE
- a CDS encoding FAD-dependent oxidoreductase encodes the protein MTLPAHARTVIIGGGVIGCSIAYHLAREGRRDIVVLERSKLTSGTTWHAAGLVRRLRPSATLTRLINYSIDLYGELERETGQATGWTQTGSLTLATNPDRLTNIKRQVSLGRAFGLDAEVVDAARAKELWPLIEVDDVIGAVWSPSDGRVNPSDVALALSKGARARGVQIFEETAVTGLQKKAGRISGVEIGDHVIEADEVVIACGLWSREVAAMAGAHMPLYACEHFYMLTKPLPEVQALGMGTHLPTLNDQDAFLYARDDVEGLLVGSFEPHAKGLPLDRLPADFSFDLLDEDWDHFMPMMENALRRIPALERAEVRMLLNGPESFTLDSQFMLGESPEVPGLFLMGGMNSTGIALAGGAGKAMAEWIIAGEPTMELNEADIRRFSPEMNVLGALEARIPEVLGRHYDNPYPGRSMDTARGQRRSPIHAGLVAAGAQFEARGGWERAVHFGSEAAHLPLSFGVPAWREQVGHEVDACRTGAAILDQSAFGKIMVQGPDASGFLNRLCAAQMGVPVGRIAYSQILNERGGVESDLTVQRHGPGAYLLIVGSGEVVRVMQRMRDTRKNHRVEFTDVTSGYAILGLAGAQARTVLQATTNSRVPDLKRFCFAPVEIGLARGWAGRLSFTGEDGFELYIPADMAMTAYEALIAAGATHAGLYASSSLRIESGFRAFGHELTPGTTPFEAGLDAFCAFGTGFVGEDVLKGHQPQRRIVSILFDSPDAIPIHDEPIYFNGRVVGQIASAAWSYRFERSVALGIVSAALDRLEAQTVVDGFEVEIACTRYAAKASLKPAKECFA